The sequence GCCGAGATGTTTGGATGTTTTTCTGACATTAGCCGGAGAAAAGTTTGCCGCTTCCAGAATGATGTTTTTTGTTTCCGAATCCACTTCCGCTTTCTTGCCACCCTTTATACCGGCGATGGCAAGTAGCTCCTTGTCGTCGGCGATAATGAGCGTATCTTTATTCAAAACCAATTCCTTGCCGTCCAAAGTTGTTATTTTTTCTCCGACATTGGCGTTCCTTACCGTAATCGTTCCATCAACCTTATCGGCGTCAAAGGCGTGAAGCGGTTGCCCCAGATCAAACATGACGAAGTTCGTCGCATCCACAACGTTATTGATTGATTTCTGTCCGATTGATTCAAGGCGGCCCTTAAGCCAGTCAGGCGATACCCCAACTCTGATATCTTCGATCACAAGCCCCGTGTATCTTTTGCATTGCCCCGATTCCGTAACGTTGATATGCAAAATGCGCTTCGCTTTTTCGCCGGAAACCACGAGAAGCTTTTCTTTTTCAATGATTTTTGTCCCTAAATGAACAGAGAGCTCGCGCGCCACTCCGCGATGAGAAAGACAATCGTGCGCGCGGTCCGGCAAGACTTTTATGTCAAAAATAAAATCATCGCCTTTTTTTTCAACCGATTCAACTTCAAACGCGTGAAATATCAAAAGCTCCGCGACTGTGTCTGCGGACGGAAGTTTTTCTTTAAAATAAGTTTGAAGCCAGTTATACGAGATGATCATATGAGAACTGGTTAACGAGTCTTAGATCCCCGGAATAAAGAAGTCTCACGTCGTCAATGCCGTATTTAAGCATCACCAGACGATCAACGCCTCCTCCGAACGCGAACCCCTGGTATTTCCTGGAATCAATCCCCGCGCCGTTTAAAACATGAGGGTGCACCATGCCGGCGCCCATGACTTCAATGAACCCGGTTTTTTTGCAAAGCGAACATCCTTCGCCGCCGCACTTAAAACAGGACACGTCAATCTCAACACCGGGTTCCACGAACGGGAAAAAACTTGGGCGAAAACGAATCGCCGTTTTTCCGCCGAAAAGTTTCTTAAAAAAAAGTTCGAGCGTTCCTTTCAGGTGCGCGAGGGTAACATCTTCGCCGACGACAAGACCCTCAACCTGGTAAAACTGCACTTCGTGCGTGGCGTCCGTCGCTTCGTGCCGAAAAACTTTCCCGGGCACCACGATTCTAAGCGGCGGCTTGTTTTTCTCCATATAATGAACCTGCACCGGCGAAGTGTGTGTTCGTAGTACCGTCTGCTCCACGCCCTTCAACCAAAATGTGTCTTGCATGTCACGCGCGGGATGATCCTTCGGCACATTGAGCGCGTCAAAATTGTAATACTCCGTTTCTATCTCAGTCCCCTCCGCAACATCAAATCCAAGTTCATGAAAAATACGCACCACGTCGTTGATGACCTGGGTAATAGGGTGGAGATGACCGTTCTGCGGGTCTTGCTTCATATGGAGGCTATTATATAGCAAATTATGGGGTTTTTCTATGCTTCGGCGTCACCGCAAAATCTCGCTCGCATACTCGCTCTTTAGAAACCCACGGTTTCTAACGCTTCGCTGTTTTCCTCCACGGGGGAACGTATTCCCCCGACCCCCCTTACGGATTTTTGGTGCCACCTTGTTCCGGAGAGCGGAACTTTGGCGTCACCGCAAAATCTCGCTCGCATACTCGCTCTTTAGAAACCCACGGTTTCTNNNNNNNNNNNNNNNNNNNNNNNNNNNNNNNNNNNNNNNNNNNNNNNNNNNNNNNNNNNNNNNNNNNNNNNNNNNNNNNNNNNNNNNNNNNNNNNNNNNNCCCTTACGGATTTTTGGTGCCACCTTGTTCCGGAGAGCGGAACTTTGGCGTCACCCAAAATCCCATATACCTGCCAAACATCAAGCGTGTTTGCGCGTCAAGGCCTGGGATAGAACCGAGAAATATCATAGTGAAAGGCACCAAGACCCACTGAAGCACCATAAATGCCTTGTGGCGCTTTTTCTGTCCTTCGGGAACTTCCGGCAAAAAGCTCAAAGAAATAATCGCTGAAAAGAAAAGTCCCGACATGGCGACGAGCATGAGGTTGCGGGTGATAATGGGGAGATTATACGAGAGCACGGTTTCATTGAACTCCTTGCCCCCCAACATGAGCGGAAGCCAGCCAAGGAGGAAGATCAGGAGAGGATTGGTGGCGAGCGACCAAAAACCTTCAATCTGAATAAAACTCATCTTCACTTTTTGCGCAAGTGGAATGCTCTTGTTCTTTAAAAAACTGAACAAGACATAGGGAATATTTTCCACGCCCCATGTCCAGCGCCTTTGCTGTTTATAAATATTGCGCGCGGTCTCTAGAAATGTCGGCGCGAGATTCGCGTCCATAGAGACCGGGTACGAAAGCGGCACTACGGTATATGCGCCATCGTAAGCGACAAACGCATTCCAGAATATTCTGGAATCCTCGGAAACCATATTCTTCTGCCAAAATCCTATTTCAGAAAGCGCGCTATAACTCAAAGAATGCGAAGAGAAGGTCGCGAGACGCTCCGGGCGTTCTTGTTGGATCATCTGCCAAAAGGTTCCTGATGTCGCCACTACGCGAGAAAGTGCGGGTGCTTCCCAGATATTATTGTTATAGAGCGGAACCGGCTGGAACGAACTCCTGTGCGGGTTTTCAGCGGTTAGGAAATGCCACGTGAGACACAAAAAATACTGCGGATATACAATCGTATCAATATCAAACGCTGACACGATCACATTCTTGTGCGCGATGTGGTGTTTATCAAGAATTTCTCTCCCCGCGAGCTCCGTCGCGTAAGAGATGTTAGAACCCTTCCCCGCCATTTCCCCGGAAATATCTTTCGGATGAATGGTAATTAAAAAATGACCGAAATGACTCGCGTAAGTATCGCGCAATTCTCTCGCAATAGAGAACGCTTCTTCTCCCGCGCGCTCTTCCGTGGCAAGCACGATTGCCATTTTTTTCTTGTCTCCTTTGGTATTAATGAGAGACTGCAAACTCCCCTCAATGGTCTCTTTGCCCTCGTCATAAAACGGCAGTACGACAAGATGCATAATGTTGTCATATTTCAAATTACTAAGGCGCTCTTCCCAGTCAACCGCGATATTGTGTTTCATCCGTTTCCAGTTCTGTCTTAGATGAGCAGAAAGATACATTGTTTTGAAAACCCAATAGACATCAAAAATGATAATGAAGAGCGCAGCGTAAACAGGTAAAAATGCCGACAAAGCAACAATTCCCAAAAGGGTACCCCATGACAAAAACCCCGGTAAGATTTCAAAGATTCTATAGATAACTCTGTCCTTCCCGGTCAATTCGGAAGCCCTTCCAATGTGGAAATAGGGTGATTTGGTATACTCCATATCCCGTATAGTACTTTATTATGAGGTTTTTACAAGAAATCCTCTTTCGAGTCCGGCGGATATAATAAAAACTCCCCGAAGGGAGTTTACATGGAGCCGCCTCCCAGACTCGAACTGGGGACCTTCACTTTACAAAAGTGTTGCTCTACCAACTGAGCTAAGGCGGCATGACTAATTAAATAAGATTGCCTATTACATTTCTCTGAATACCCACAATACCTGCCAAGAAAGCTGTGGTGGCGAAAACTATTTGGACGCTTCCTCTCTGATACTATCTCTGTGATCTGTAATATCCTGTAAGTATCCTGACGCAGAACCCCTCTCACTGTCAACTTCACCGTGGCCTCTCACGAGATCTCTCATCTTGGTAATACCGGTCTTTGCTCCGAATTCCGTCTTCGTGCGATGAAATTTTCGCAGAGACCACTGTGCCGCTCGTTTCCCATTATCAAACAGTATGCGCATCAGATGATGCATTACTCGCTGTTGCCTGCGATCGGCGCTCTCTCTGTGGAGAGTGCGCCTCTCCTCAAGATATATTCTCCCGCGTTTTACTTCCCACGCGCGAAACAAAAGCATGGTGATTATTTCTACGAATGCAACGAGTGAGATGAGCGCAACGATATACATAGGTTTGAATATACGAGTGCAACATTTCCTAGCGTACTCCGTTTCTGGGGCCTGCTCCGCTAAACAGAGAAGCGCACGAAACGGACAACTTTTGTCTTCTCGCCGAATTTCTGGACCGCCTGCTCTTCAAGGTTTCTGATCGTAACGCCGGGGTCTTTGATGAAGTTCTGTTCAAGCAACACCTTCTCTTTAAAATAACTGTCTATCTTCCCTTGCAGTATTTTTTCCTTGATGTCTGCCGGCTTATCGCTCTCCGCAACCTCCTTGGCAAATGCCGCGCGCACTTTTTCTTTATCTCCCTCGGTAATATCTTCCGCGCGGAGGAACTCTGGATTGCTTGCGGCGACGTGCATGGCGATATCATACGCAAGCCGCTTGAATTCTTCATTCTTTGCGACAAAGTCAGTCTCGCATGCAAGCTCCACCATGGAACCGACGTTGCCGCCGGCGTGGATATATGCGGCCACCACACCCGCGTTCAATTCTCTTCCCTCTTTCTTGGAAGCAATGTCGCTGCTTTTTTTCCGAAGAAGAATGACCGCCTGATCCATGTTCCCTTCCGCTTCTTCAAGAGCGCGCTTGCATTGCATGACCGATACGCCGGTCGTGTCTCGTAATTTCTTGATTTGTTCGGTGGTGATTTCCATATAACGAAAGACTGCGTACAACCCTCTCCGCCACGCAAAAAAGATGCGGGAGAGGTGCCATGAAATATATTAGCCGGTAATGAGTTCTTTTTTTGCGTCTTCCTGCCCATTGGAAACGGGTGTTTCTTGTGCCGGAGGAGGAATTGGCTGTCGCAAAGCGCCTTCTCTGTATGCGGATGCGATTTCTCTGACAAGCAATTCAATGCTTGGGCGAGACGACTCATTCACCGGGATTGAGTAATCAATTTTGCTGATGTCGCAATCAGAAGAAGCAAGCGCGATGACAGGAATATTTTCTTTACGCGCTTCGGTAACCGCAATCTGTTCGTGCTTGGGGTCAACGACGAAGAGCGCTTTGGGTAATTCTTTCATGGAAACGATTCCCGAAAAGTTTTTATTCAATTTCGCGAGTTCCCTATCAAGCAAGAGTTGCTCTTTCTTCGTGTATTTAGCGAGTTCACCCTTCTCTTTTTTATTTTGAATTTCTTCCAATCGTGCAACGCGCTTTTTGATCTCGTGAAAATTAGTGAGCATTCCGCCGATCCATCGCTCGGTTACATAAGGCATGTTAATCGCCCGCGCGTACTCCTCTACTGTTTTCTTCGCCTCCGGCTTGGTACCGACAAAGAGAATGGTCTTACCATCCTGCGCCTTAGAGGCAATGAACTCCTTCACCACATCCAATGCCTTGAGTGTCTTGTCCAAATTAAACAATTCCACCCGGTTCTTAGCGCCGAGAATAAACGACTTCATTGATGGATGTCGTCTGGATTTTGAATAGCCAAAATGAGACCCCGCCAGGAGCATGTCGTCTATGAAGGTATTCTTGTTTGCTCCTTTTTCTATCATATGTTTGGAAAGTGTACCAAAAACGTGGAAAATACGCAACCTTACAGGTTCTGTACACCTTGTGGCTAGTTTTTTCGCCCGAGACTCAAAACTATCACCCAAGGTCTTTCGGTGCTCACGAAATCGCACCTCAACCTTACAGGTTCTGTACACCTTGTGGCTAGTTTTTTCGCCCGAGACTCAAAANNNNNNNNNNNNNNNNNNNNNNNNNNNNNNNNNNNNNNNNNNNNNNNNNNNNNNNNNNNNNNNNNNNNNNNNNNNNNNNNNNNNNNNNNNNNNNNNNNNNCTATCACCCAAGGTCTTTCGGTGCTCCTTAAGGTCGCATCTTAATCTCCGCTTCATTTCTTTCCCGCCTCTTGCAATACCTCAACAATATCATCAATCTCTCCTCTCAAAATGCCTTCTATATTATGCCATGATTCTTTGATCCGGTGATCAGTGACGCGATTTTGTGGCACGTTGTACGTACGAATTTTTTCCGATCGGTCGCCGGTGCCGATCTGCCCCTTCCGCTGGGAAGATGTTTTTCGCGCCTCTTCTTCCTGTTTTTTCTCATCAAGC is a genomic window of Patescibacteria group bacterium containing:
- a CDS encoding glycosyltransferase family 2 protein; the encoded protein is MEYTKSPYFHIGRASELTGKDRVIYRIFEILPGFLSWGTLLGIVALSAFLPVYAALFIIIFDVYWVFKTMYLSAHLRQNWKRMKHNIAVDWEERLSNLKYDNIMHLVVLPFYDEGKETIEGSLQSLINTKGDKKKMAIVLATEERAGEEAFSIARELRDTYASHFGHFLITIHPKDISGEMAGKGSNISYATELAGREILDKHHIAHKNVIVSAFDIDTIVYPQYFLCLTWHFLTAENPHRSSFQPVPLYNNNIWEAPALSRVVATSGTFWQMIQQERPERLATFSSHSLSYSALSEIGFWQKNMVSEDSRIFWNAFVAYDGAYTVVPLSYPVSMDANLAPTFLETARNIYKQQRRWTWGVENIPYVLFSFLKNKSIPLAQKVKMSFIQIEGFWSLATNPLLIFLLGWLPLMLGGKEFNETVLSYNLPIITRNLMLVAMSGLFFSAIISLSFLPEVPEGQKKRHKAFMVLQWVLVPFTMIFLGSIPGLDAQTRLMFGRYMGFWVTPKFRSPEQGGTKNP
- the pheS gene encoding phenylalanine--tRNA ligase subunit alpha, coding for MKQDPQNGHLHPITQVINDVVRIFHELGFDVAEGTEIETEYYNFDALNVPKDHPARDMQDTFWLKGVEQTVLRTHTSPVQVHYMEKNKPPLRIVVPGKVFRHEATDATHEVQFYQVEGLVVGEDVTLAHLKGTLELFFKKLFGGKTAIRFRPSFFPFVEPGVEIDVSCFKCGGEGCSLCKKTGFIEVMGAGMVHPHVLNGAGIDSRKYQGFAFGGGVDRLVMLKYGIDDVRLLYSGDLRLVNQFSYDHLV
- the tsf gene encoding elongation factor Ts (EF-Ts; functions during elongation stage of protein translation; forms a dimer; associates with EF-Tu-GDP complex and promotes exchange of GDP to GTP resulting in regeneration of the active form of EF-Tu); the protein is MEITTEQIKKLRDTTGVSVMQCKRALEEAEGNMDQAVILLRKKSSDIASKKEGRELNAGVVAAYIHAGGNVGSMVELACETDFVAKNEEFKRLAYDIAMHVAASNPEFLRAEDITEGDKEKVRAAFAKEVAESDKPADIKEKILQGKIDSYFKEKVLLEQNFIKDPGVTIRNLEEQAVQKFGEKTKVVRFVRFSV
- the rpsB gene encoding 30S ribosomal protein S2; this encodes MIEKGANKNTFIDDMLLAGSHFGYSKSRRHPSMKSFILGAKNRVELFNLDKTLKALDVVKEFIASKAQDGKTILFVGTKPEAKKTVEEYARAINMPYVTERWIGGMLTNFHEIKKRVARLEEIQNKKEKGELAKYTKKEQLLLDRELAKLNKNFSGIVSMKELPKALFVVDPKHEQIAVTEARKENIPVIALASSDCDISKIDYSIPVNESSRPSIELLVREIASAYREGALRQPIPPPAQETPVSNGQEDAKKELITG